The Streptomyces sp. NL15-2K genome contains a region encoding:
- the fahA gene encoding fumarylacetoacetase, with product MPPFDVPEGDPFGPHNLPYGVFSLPGSAGSGGPVERRVGVRLGDHVLDAGAAAAVLGSPYVSLLARPSLNPLLAAGRTAWSDVRRALTAWVTVPSHRQTIEPLFHPLSAVTLHLPFEVADYVDFYASENHARNVGQIFRPDAADSLTPNWKHLPIGYHGRSGTVVVSGTDVVRPSGQRKAASDPAPVFGPSVRLDIEAEVGFVVGVPSERGNPVPLTDFRDHVFGLCLLNDWSARDIQAWEYVPLGPFLGKSFATSVSAWITPLDALEEARVAPPSRTHELLPYLDDAEEEPGGYDLRISVAINGHVVSEPPFSTMYWTAAQQLAHMTVNGASLRTGDLYGSGTVSGPTERERGSLLELTWNGRDPLELPDGKRTFLEDGDEVTLSAWAPGPDGARVGLGEVRGRIVAG from the coding sequence ATGCCCCCCTTCGATGTCCCCGAGGGCGACCCCTTCGGCCCGCACAACCTTCCGTACGGGGTCTTCTCCCTCCCCGGATCGGCCGGCTCCGGCGGCCCCGTCGAGCGGCGGGTCGGCGTCCGGCTCGGCGACCACGTCCTCGACGCGGGCGCGGCCGCCGCCGTCCTCGGCTCCCCGTACGTCTCCCTGCTCGCGCGGCCCTCCCTGAACCCCCTCCTCGCCGCGGGCCGCACTGCCTGGTCCGACGTACGGCGCGCACTGACCGCATGGGTGACGGTCCCGTCCCACCGGCAGACCATCGAGCCCCTGTTCCACCCTCTGTCCGCCGTCACTCTGCACCTCCCCTTCGAGGTCGCGGACTACGTCGACTTCTACGCCTCCGAGAACCACGCCCGGAACGTCGGCCAGATCTTCCGCCCGGACGCGGCCGACTCCCTGACCCCCAACTGGAAGCACCTCCCGATCGGTTACCACGGCCGCTCCGGCACCGTGGTGGTCTCGGGCACGGATGTCGTACGACCGTCGGGGCAGCGGAAGGCCGCTTCCGACCCGGCGCCCGTCTTCGGGCCTTCCGTCCGCCTGGACATCGAGGCCGAGGTCGGCTTCGTGGTCGGGGTCCCCTCGGAGAGGGGGAACCCGGTGCCACTCACCGACTTCCGCGACCACGTCTTCGGCCTCTGCCTCCTCAACGACTGGTCCGCCCGCGACATCCAGGCCTGGGAGTACGTCCCCCTCGGCCCGTTCCTCGGCAAGTCCTTCGCCACCTCCGTCTCGGCGTGGATCACCCCGCTGGACGCCCTGGAGGAGGCCCGGGTGGCTCCGCCGTCACGGACACATGAGCTGCTGCCGTACCTGGACGACGCCGAGGAGGAACCCGGCGGCTACGACCTGCGCATCTCGGTCGCCATCAACGGCCACGTCGTGTCCGAGCCCCCCTTCTCCACCATGTACTGGACCGCCGCCCAGCAACTCGCCCACATGACCGTCAACGGCGCCTCCCTGCGCACCGGCGATCTGTACGGCTCCGGCACGGTGAGCGGCCCGACGGAACGGGAACGCGGTTCGCTCCTGGAACTGACCTGGAACGGCCGCGACCCACTCGAACTCCCCGACGGCAAGCGGACGTTCCTGGAAGACGGCGACGAGGTGACGCTGTCGGCCTGGGCACCGGGGCCGGACGGGGCGCGGGTCGGGTTGGGGGAGGTCAGGGGGCGGATCGTGGCAGGATGA